A DNA window from Pogona vitticeps strain Pit_001003342236 chromosome 2, PviZW2.1, whole genome shotgun sequence contains the following coding sequences:
- the LOC110070223 gene encoding uncharacterized protein LOC110070223 isoform X1 has product MTEKGEKLYKCMESGKSFNQSNSFNLHQRINTGEKPFKCMECGKSFSRSSSFNLHQRIHTGEKPFKCLECGMSFCQSGDLRKHQRIHTGEKPFTCEECGKSFSQSGHLNRHQRNHTGEKPYACMECGKGFSNGGSYRNHQRIHTGEKPYKCMECGKSFKYSSNFYLHQRIHTGEKPFKCLECGTSFRHSGDLHAHQRIHTGEKPFTCEECGKSFSHSGHLNRHQRNHTGEKPYKCIECGKSFSQSGHLSRHQSIHSGEKPFKCMECGKSFSESGSYRKHQKIHTGEKPFKCMECGMSFSRSSSFNLHQRTHTGEKPFKCLVCGTSFHQSGALRVHRKIHTGEKPFTCMECGKSFSQSSHLSRHQRNHTGEKPYKCMECGKSFSDSGSYRNHQRIHTGEKPFKCMECGKSFSRSDCFNVHQKTHTGEKPFKCLECGTSFRLSGNLRTHQRIHTGEKPYKCVECGKNFSDSGSYRKHQRIHTGVKPFKCMVCGKRFSRRDCFNIHQRIHTGEKPFKCLVCGMSFHQSGDLRKHQRIHTREKPFTCQECGKSFSQSGDLSTHQRIHTGEKPYKCMECGKSFCRSSGFNLHQRIHTGEKPFTCMECGKSFSRSDCLHSHQRTHTK; this is encoded by the coding sequence ATGACTGAAAAAGGGgagaaactgtacaaatgcatggaaagtGGAAAAAGTTTCAATCAGAGCAATAGTTTTAATTTACATCAAAGGATcaacacaggggagaaaccatttaagtgcatggaatgtggaaagagcttcagtaggAGCAGTAGTTTTaatttacatcaaaggatccacacaggggagaaaccctttaaatgcctagaatgtgggATGAGCTTCTGTCAGAGTGGAGATCTACGTAaacaccaaaggatccacacgggagagaaaccctttacctgtgaggaatgtgggaagagctttagtcagagcggTCACCTAAATAGACATCAAAGAaaccacacaggagagaaaccatatgcgtgcatggaatgtggaaagggttTCAGCAATGGTGGATCATATAGAAACCATCaaagaatccatacaggggagaaaccatataaatgcatggaatgtggaaagagcttcaaataTAGCAGTAATTTTtatttacatcaaaggattcacaccggggagaaaccctttaaatgcctggaatgtgggacgAGCTTCCGTCACAGTGGAGATCTACATgcacaccaaaggatccacacaggggagaagccctttacatgtgaggaatgtgggaagagcttcagtcacagcggTCACCTGAATAGACATCAGAGAaaccacacaggggagaaaccatataaatgtatagaatgtggaaagagcttcagtcagagtggtcacttgagtagacatcaaagtatccacagtggggagaaaccctttaaatgcatggaatgtggaaagagtttcagcgAGAGTGGATCATACAGAAAACATCAAaaaatccatacaggggagaagccatttaagtgcatggaatgtggaatgagcttcagTAGGAGCAGTAGTTTtaatttacatcaaaggactcacacaggggagaaaccctttaaatgcctagTATGTGGGACGAGCTTCCATCAGAGTGGAGCTCTACGTGTCCACCGAaagatccacacaggggagaaaccctttacgtgcatggaatgtgggaagagcttcagtcagagcagtcacttgagtagacatcaaagaaaccacactggggagaaaccatataaatgcatggaatgtggaaagagttttagtgacAGTGGATCATACAGAAACCATCaaagaatccatacaggggagaaaccatttaagtgcatggaatgtggaaagagcttcagtaggAGTGATTGTTTTAATGTACATCAAaagactcacacaggggagaaaccctttaaatgcctagAATGTGGAACAAGCTTCCGTCTCAGTGGAAATCTACGTacacaccaaaggatccacactggagagaaaccatataaatgcgtggaatgtggaaaaaaTTTCAGCGACAGTGGATCATATAGAAAGCATCAAAGAATCCATACAGGGGTGAAACCATTTAAGTGCATGGTATGTGGAAAGAGGTTCAGTAGGAGGGATTGTTTTAAtatacatcaaaggattcacactggggagaaaccctttaaatgcctagTATGTGGCATGAGCTTCCATCAGAGTGGGGATCTACGTAaacaccaaaggatccacacaagggagaaaccctttacgtgtcaggaatgtgggaagagcttcagtcagagcggtGACCTGAGCACACATcaacgaatccacactggggagaaaccatataaatgcatggaatgtggaaagagcttctgccGGAGCAGTGGTTTTaatttacatcaaaggattcacacgggggagaaaccctttacgtgcatggaatgtggaaagagtttctcCCGGAGTGACTGTCTACATTcccatcaaaggacccacaccaaGTGA
- the LOC110070223 gene encoding uncharacterized protein LOC110070223 isoform X2: MTETGERPCRCLECGKSFNRSGQLNLHKRIHTGKKSYKCTECGKSFNRSDNLNLHHRTHTGEKPFKCLECGKSFCQSGQLRAHQRIHTGEKCFICEECGKSFSQCGHLSSHRRTHTGEKPYKCMECGMSFSQSGHFNVHQRIHTGEEPFKCLECGTNFRHSGELRTHQRIHTGEKPFKCLECGTNFRQSGELRAHQRIHTGEKPFTCDECGKNFSNSGNLNTHQRIHTGEKPYKCMECGKSFSHSGSYRKHQRIHTGERPFKCLECGTSFCQSADLRAHQMIHTGEKPFKCQECGMSFRKSGELRTHQRIHTMEKPYECMECGKSFSNSGSYRQHQRIHTGEKPYKCMECGMSFSQSGHFNVHQRIHTGEEPFKCLECGTNFRHSGELRTHQRIHTGEKPFKCLECGTNFRQSGELRAHQRIHTGEKPFTCDECGKNFSNSGNLNTHQRIHTGEKPYKCMECGKSFSHSGSYRKHQRIHTGERPFKCLECGTSFCQSADLRAHQMIHTGEKPFKCQECGMSFRKSGELRTHQRIHTGEKPYECMECEKSFSNSGSYSRQHQRIHTGEKPFKCMECGKSFSNSGSYRKHQRIHTGEKPFKCMECGKSFQWSSYLRKHQRIHTGEKPFTCEECGKSFSQSGHLNRHQRNHTGEKPYACMECGKGFSNGGSYRNHQRIHTGEKPYKCMECGKSFKYSSNFYLHQRIHTGEKPFKCLECGTSFRHSGDLHAHQRIHTGEKPFTCEECGKSFSHSGHLNRHQRNHTGEKPYKCIECGKSFSQSGHLSRHQSIHSGEKPFKCMECGKSFSESGSYRKHQKIHTGEKPFKCMECGMSFSRSSSFNLHQRTHTGEKPFKCLVCGTSFHQSGALRVHRKIHTGEKPFTCMECGKSFSQSSHLSRHQRNHTGEKPYKCMECGKSFSDSGSYRNHQRIHTGEKPFKCMECGKSFSRSDCFNVHQKTHTGEKPFKCLECGTSFRLSGNLRTHQRIHTGEKPYKCVECGKNFSDSGSYRKHQRIHTGVKPFKCMVCGKRFSRRDCFNIHQRIHTGEKPFKCLVCGMSFHQSGDLRKHQRIHTREKPFTCQECGKSFSQSGDLSTHQRIHTGEKPYKCMECGKSFCRSSGFNLHQRIHTGEKPFTCMECGKSFSRSDCLHSHQRTHTK; encoded by the exons ATGACCGAAACAGGGGAGAGGCCATGCAGatgtttggaatgtggaaagagtttcaatcGGAGTGGACAATTAAATTTACATAAGAGGATCCACACCGGCAAGAAATCATATAAGTGCACagaatgtggcaagagcttcaaTCGCAGCGATAATTTAAATTTACATCACaggactcacacaggggagaaaccctttaaatgcctagaatgtgggaagagcttctgtCAGAGTGGACAGCTACGTGCCCATCaaaggatccatacaggggagaaatgctttatttgtgaggaatgtgggaagagtttcagtcagtgcggtcacctgagttcccatagaagaactcacacaggagagaaaccatataaatgcatggaatgtggaatgagcttcagtcagagcggtCATTTTAAtgtacatcaaaggatccacacaggggaggaaccctttaaatgcctagaatgtgggACAAACTTCCGTCACAGTGGAGAGCTACGTACACACCaaaggatccatacaggggagaaaccctttaaatgtctAGAATGTGGGACAAACTTCCGTCAGAGTGGAGAGCTACGTgcacaccaaaggatccacacaggggagaaaccctttacgtGTGACgaatgtgggaagaacttcagtAACAGCGGTAATCTGAatacacatcaaagaattcacactggggagaaaccatataaatgcatggaatgtggaaagagtttcagtcacagTGGATCATATAGAAAACATCaaagaatccatacaggggagagaccctttaaatgcctagaatgtgggACGAGCTTCTGTCAGAGTGCAGATCTACGTGCACACCAAatgatccacacaggggagaaaccctttaaatgccaagaatgtgggaTGAGCTTCCGTAAGAGTGGAGAGCTACGTacacaccaaaggatccacacaatggagaaaccatatgaatgcatggaatgtggaaaaagcttcagcaACAGTGGATCATATAGACAACATCAAAGgattcatacaggggagaaaccatataaatgcatggaatgtggaatgagcttcagtcagagcggtCATTTTAAtgtacatcaaaggatccacacaggggaggaaccctttaaatgcctagaatgtgggACAAACTTCCGTCACAGTGGAGAGCTACGTACACACCaaaggatccatacaggggagaaaccctttaaatgtctAGAATGTGGGACAAACTTCCGTCAGAGTGGAGAGCTACGTgcacaccaaaggatccacacaggggagaaaccctttacatGTGACgaatgtgggaagaacttcagtAACAGCGGTAATCTGAatacacatcaaagaattcacactggggagaaaccatataaatgcatggaatgtggaaagagtttcagtcacagTGGATCATATAGAAAACATCaaagaatccatacaggggagagaccctttaaatgcctagaatgtgggACGAGCTTCTGTCAGAGTGCAGATCTACGTGCACACCAAatgatccacacaggggagaaaccctttaaatgccaagaatgtgggaTGAGCTTCCGTAAGAGTGGAGAGCTACGTacacaccaaaggatccacacaggggagaaaccatatgaatgcatggaatgtgaaaaaagcttCAGCAACAGTGGATCATATTCTAGACAACATCAAAGgattcatacaggggagaaaccatttaaatgcatggaatgtggaaagagcttcagcaaCAGTGGATCATATAGAAAACATCaaaggatccatacaggggagaaaccatttaaatgtatggaatgtggaaaga gttt CCAGTGGAGTTCTT ATCTACGTAaacaccaaaggatccacacgggagagaaaccctttacctgtgaggaatgtgggaagagctttagtcagagcggTCACCTAAATAGACATCAAAGAaaccacacaggagagaaaccatatgcgtgcatggaatgtggaaagggttTCAGCAATGGTGGATCATATAGAAACCATCaaagaatccatacaggggagaaaccatataaatgcatggaatgtggaaagagcttcaaataTAGCAGTAATTTTtatttacatcaaaggattcacaccggggagaaaccctttaaatgcctggaatgtgggacgAGCTTCCGTCACAGTGGAGATCTACATgcacaccaaaggatccacacaggggagaagccctttacatgtgaggaatgtgggaagagcttcagtcacagcggTCACCTGAATAGACATCAGAGAaaccacacaggggagaaaccatataaatgtatagaatgtggaaagagcttcagtcagagtggtcacttgagtagacatcaaagtatccacagtggggagaaaccctttaaatgcatggaatgtggaaagagtttcagcgAGAGTGGATCATACAGAAAACATCAAaaaatccatacaggggagaagccatttaagtgcatggaatgtggaatgagcttcagTAGGAGCAGTAGTTTtaatttacatcaaaggactcacacaggggagaaaccctttaaatgcctagTATGTGGGACGAGCTTCCATCAGAGTGGAGCTCTACGTGTCCACCGAaagatccacacaggggagaaaccctttacgtgcatggaatgtgggaagagcttcagtcagagcagtcacttgagtagacatcaaagaaaccacactggggagaaaccatataaatgcatggaatgtggaaagagttttagtgacAGTGGATCATACAGAAACCATCaaagaatccatacaggggagaaaccatttaagtgcatggaatgtggaaagagcttcagtaggAGTGATTGTTTTAATGTACATCAAaagactcacacaggggagaaaccctttaaatgcctagAATGTGGAACAAGCTTCCGTCTCAGTGGAAATCTACGTacacaccaaaggatccacactggagagaaaccatataaatgcgtggaatgtggaaaaaaTTTCAGCGACAGTGGATCATATAGAAAGCATCAAAGAATCCATACAGGGGTGAAACCATTTAAGTGCATGGTATGTGGAAAGAGGTTCAGTAGGAGGGATTGTTTTAAtatacatcaaaggattcacactggggagaaaccctttaaatgcctagTATGTGGCATGAGCTTCCATCAGAGTGGGGATCTACGTAaacaccaaaggatccacacaagggagaaaccctttacgtgtcaggaatgtgggaagagcttcagtcagagcggtGACCTGAGCACACATcaacgaatccacactggggagaaaccatataaatgcatggaatgtggaaagagcttctgccGGAGCAGTGGTTTTaatttacatcaaaggattcacacgggggagaaaccctttacgtgcatggaatgtggaaagagtttctcCCGGAGTGACTGTCTACATTcccatcaaaggacccacaccaaGTGA